Proteins co-encoded in one Sulfurospirillum arsenophilum NBRC 109478 genomic window:
- a CDS encoding TIGR00282 family metallophosphoesterase, with the protein MRVGFIGDIVGKPGRSMLESHLRKLRKEYELDFVIANGENASHGFGLGSLHAKELFSYGADILTGGNHSWDKKEIISLLDVMPILRPLNYPVGVPGRGVSVLHVKDEKIAIINVMGHYGMPMVENPFLRAQKVVEELRDEGVQTIIMDFHAEVTSEKRAMHMLLKGKVSAILGTHTHVGTDDLLIEEGTCYVTDVGLSGARDGVIGMDKDAPLKRFLTGLPASLEIPKKCKKILQMVIMEIEEGKCVEAFKLRVFDDQERLIARAVHE; encoded by the coding sequence GTGAGGGTAGGGTTTATTGGTGATATTGTAGGAAAACCTGGGCGAAGTATGCTTGAAAGTCATCTTCGAAAATTACGCAAAGAGTATGAGCTAGACTTCGTTATCGCTAATGGTGAAAATGCCAGTCACGGTTTTGGTTTAGGCTCGCTTCATGCCAAAGAGCTTTTTTCTTACGGAGCCGATATCCTCACGGGTGGAAATCACTCGTGGGATAAAAAAGAGATTATCTCACTTTTAGATGTGATGCCCATTCTTAGACCTTTAAATTACCCTGTGGGTGTTCCTGGACGAGGGGTGAGTGTTTTACATGTAAAGGATGAGAAGATTGCCATCATCAATGTCATGGGTCATTATGGCATGCCGATGGTTGAAAATCCTTTCTTGCGCGCCCAAAAAGTTGTTGAAGAACTTCGTGATGAAGGTGTTCAAACCATCATCATGGACTTTCATGCAGAAGTCACTTCAGAGAAGCGTGCTATGCATATGCTTTTAAAAGGAAAGGTGAGTGCCATTTTAGGTACCCACACGCACGTAGGAACGGATGATCTACTTATAGAAGAGGGAACATGCTATGTCACCGATGTTGGTCTTAGCGGGGCACGTGATGGCGTTATAGGCATGGATAAAGATGCTCCACTCAAACGTTTTCTTACAGGGCTTCCAGCTTCGCTTGAAATTCCCAAAAAATGCAAGAAAATTTTACAGATGGTCATCATGGAAATAGAAGAGGGCAAATGTGTTGAGGCTTTTAAATTGCGAGTGTTTGATGATCAAGAGCGCTTGATTGCAAGAGCTGTGCATGAATAG
- the mfd gene encoding transcription-repair coupling factor, whose protein sequence is MLQAACYEFFQTKNDLQLLGVKGEKEAFLASEVALYLGKKSYVLPDLRANMGDDLLSFHEEMVDLLRVLHAFYQDHSTKKVLIAPLRTLLTPLPKAELFSTFVLEFGMRLHLERFREQMFYWGYLAVDVVQGKGEISIRGDIIDIFPPDSEKALRLSLFDDEVESIRFFDCESQKSAKEELESYTLFPALFALDEERHTLMQKRIDSLKSDSFTKDIHSLGLWVLGESGAVYTESFKTFLSADAVEELGEIALFDEEGAKSLQNLPHIPEAKSYREIAPSNVKTFIELHQKKKITLLAKNEVLLRMVDVDSLHVKWIQSERIVNIMNSEEIILSLNKPSMKLKRKRANIVLDELKNGDYVVHENYGIGIFKGLTQATVLGATKDFVLIEYLGDDKLLLPVENLHVIDRYIGESGGLVSVDRLGKGSFQKLKAKTRERLLEIASEIVAIAAKREMVDGLSIKVEEGEMAQFESDAGFAYTEDQKRVINEILTDFSGGKMMDRLLSGDVGFGKTEVAMNAIFATVRKGFQALLIAPTTLLCSQHFKSLSSRFAKYNIKVAQLDRFTTAVQKQVILKELKSGELHVCVGTHSLFEVELFNPALVVVDEEHKFGVKQKEKLKNFRENVHILSMSATPIPRSLNMALSSIKQYSQLLTPPNDREDVRTFVKEYDAKVIKEAIIREMRRGGQVFFVHNRIATIEAKRKELLGMMPNLRILTLHSEISATVTEKEMLHFEEKAYDVLLSTSIIESGIHIPNVNTIIIDSADHFGMADLHQLRGRVGRSRRQGFCYFLVKDKEVLSESAKKRLIALESNSYLGSGSILAYHDLEIRGGGNLVGEAQSGHLKNIGYSLYLRMLEDAINALLGKTPIASREVDIKLSISAFISDTYITEDRVRLELYRRLSKCGSIHDVLEIEEEMVDRFGKLDVPTKQFLQLIEIKILATGQNIVLISNYGQNITIKYEDEKKITLQSRSRDDDDVIATVLTHLRIKA, encoded by the coding sequence TTGTTACAAGCTGCGTGTTATGAATTTTTTCAGACCAAAAATGACCTCCAACTTTTAGGTGTTAAAGGCGAAAAAGAGGCTTTCTTAGCCTCCGAAGTAGCCCTTTACCTTGGTAAAAAAAGCTACGTTCTACCCGATCTTAGAGCCAATATGGGCGATGATCTGCTCTCTTTTCATGAAGAGATGGTGGATCTTTTACGCGTACTTCATGCGTTTTACCAAGATCACTCTACCAAAAAAGTTTTAATTGCACCTCTGCGTACGCTTCTAACGCCACTTCCAAAAGCTGAACTTTTTAGCACTTTTGTCCTTGAATTTGGGATGCGTTTGCATTTGGAACGCTTTCGTGAGCAGATGTTTTACTGGGGTTATCTTGCGGTAGATGTAGTACAAGGTAAAGGTGAAATTTCCATTCGTGGAGACATCATCGACATTTTCCCTCCCGATAGTGAAAAAGCTCTTCGTCTCAGTCTTTTTGATGATGAAGTAGAGAGCATTCGTTTCTTTGACTGCGAAAGCCAAAAAAGTGCCAAAGAGGAATTGGAAAGCTATACACTTTTCCCTGCACTTTTTGCACTGGATGAAGAGCGCCATACCCTGATGCAAAAACGCATAGATTCGCTTAAAAGTGACAGTTTTACCAAAGATATTCACTCTCTTGGACTTTGGGTACTTGGAGAGAGTGGAGCTGTTTATACCGAGAGTTTTAAAACTTTTTTGAGTGCTGACGCGGTAGAAGAACTGGGTGAGATCGCACTGTTTGATGAAGAGGGTGCTAAAAGTCTGCAAAATCTTCCTCACATACCCGAAGCGAAAAGTTACCGTGAAATTGCACCCTCCAATGTTAAAACATTTATAGAACTCCATCAAAAAAAGAAAATTACACTCTTAGCTAAAAATGAAGTTTTACTACGCATGGTGGATGTGGACTCTTTGCATGTAAAATGGATTCAGAGTGAGCGCATTGTTAACATCATGAACTCCGAAGAGATTATCCTCTCTCTTAATAAACCTTCCATGAAACTCAAGCGTAAACGTGCCAATATCGTGCTCGATGAGCTTAAAAATGGCGATTATGTGGTGCATGAAAACTACGGTATTGGTATTTTCAAAGGACTTACTCAAGCCACAGTGTTGGGGGCAACCAAAGATTTTGTTTTGATTGAGTATCTAGGGGATGATAAGCTTTTATTGCCGGTTGAAAATTTACATGTAATCGATCGCTACATTGGTGAGAGCGGCGGTTTGGTCAGTGTTGATCGCCTTGGTAAGGGAAGTTTTCAAAAACTCAAAGCAAAAACCAGAGAACGTCTTTTAGAAATAGCGAGTGAAATTGTTGCTATTGCAGCTAAGCGTGAGATGGTTGATGGACTGAGTATAAAAGTAGAAGAGGGTGAGATGGCTCAGTTTGAGTCTGATGCCGGTTTTGCCTATACCGAAGATCAAAAGCGTGTCATCAATGAAATCTTGACTGATTTTAGCGGCGGCAAAATGATGGACAGACTCTTAAGTGGCGATGTAGGTTTTGGTAAAACCGAAGTGGCTATGAATGCCATCTTTGCAACCGTACGCAAAGGGTTTCAAGCCTTGCTTATTGCTCCTACGACACTTCTGTGTTCCCAACACTTTAAAAGCCTATCATCTCGTTTTGCAAAGTACAACATTAAAGTAGCTCAGTTAGATCGTTTTACAACAGCAGTGCAAAAGCAAGTCATTTTAAAAGAGCTCAAAAGCGGGGAGTTGCATGTGTGTGTGGGGACGCATTCACTTTTTGAAGTTGAACTGTTTAATCCAGCCCTTGTGGTGGTCGATGAAGAGCATAAATTTGGCGTAAAGCAAAAAGAAAAACTCAAAAATTTTAGAGAAAACGTGCATATCCTCTCAATGAGTGCCACTCCAATTCCGAGGAGTCTCAATATGGCGCTCAGTTCCATTAAACAGTACTCACAGCTTCTCACACCTCCAAATGATAGAGAAGATGTGCGAACCTTTGTTAAAGAGTACGATGCGAAGGTCATTAAAGAGGCGATTATTCGTGAGATGAGGCGCGGTGGACAGGTCTTTTTTGTTCACAACCGCATCGCGACCATCGAAGCTAAACGCAAAGAGTTACTCGGCATGATGCCAAATCTTCGCATCTTAACGCTTCACTCAGAGATCAGTGCAACGGTAACCGAAAAAGAGATGTTGCATTTTGAAGAGAAGGCGTATGATGTGCTTTTAAGTACCTCAATTATCGAATCAGGCATTCATATCCCTAATGTTAATACGATTATTATTGACTCCGCGGATCACTTTGGTATGGCAGATCTTCACCAACTTCGTGGTCGTGTGGGGCGTTCACGTCGTCAAGGGTTTTGCTATTTCTTGGTCAAAGATAAAGAAGTACTCTCGGAATCTGCTAAAAAACGCCTCATAGCCTTAGAATCGAATTCGTATTTGGGAAGTGGCTCAATCCTCGCATACCATGACCTTGAAATCAGAGGTGGCGGTAACTTGGTTGGCGAGGCACAAAGTGGTCATCTCAAAAATATTGGGTATTCACTTTATCTGCGAATGCTTGAAGATGCTATCAATGCGCTTTTGGGTAAAACTCCGATTGCTTCACGCGAAGTGGACATCAAACTTTCTATCAGCGCGTTTATCAGCGATACTTATATCACCGAAGATCGTGTACGATTAGAGCTTTACAGACGTCTGAGCAAATGTGGCAGCATTCACGATGTTTTAGAGATCGAAGAGGAAATGGTGGATCGTTTTGGCAAACTGGATGTTCCAACCAAGCAATTCTTACAACTCATTGAGATCAAAATTTTGGCGACAGGGCAAAACATTGTCCTTATCTCTAATTACGGACAGAACATCACCATCAAATACGAAGATGAAAAAAAGATCACCTTACAATCACGCAGTCGTGACGATGACGATGTCATTGCAACCGTGTTAACACATTTAAGGATCAAAGCGTGA